The Pyrus communis chromosome 9, drPyrComm1.1, whole genome shotgun sequence genome has a segment encoding these proteins:
- the LOC137745859 gene encoding uncharacterized protein: MAGMATSFNVSSASSILSRPSQLSSLSFSSKPFFLAMRSSSRTPLRLGFPRIMAFSSNDIKVGSNIEVDGAPWRVIEFLHVKPGKGAAFVRTKMRNYVSGNTVEKTFRAGSTINEANIYKETKQFVYKDGPQFVFMDLTTYEETRVNESSIGDKTKWLKEGMDCNLLLWNDKLIDVDLPITVQLKVVDVDPGLKGDTAQGGGTKPATLETGAVVFVPLFVNVGDEILVDTRTGQYMTRAEKN; encoded by the exons ATGGCGGGAATGGCTACCTCCTTCAACGTCTCCTCCGCCTCCTCCATCCTCAGCCGTCCGTCGCAGCTTTCGTCGCTTTCGTTCTCGTCCAAGCCGTTCTTTCTTGCCATGCGGAGTTCTTCCCGAACCCCCCTGCGTCTCGGATTTCCCA GGATAATGGCGTTTTCCAGCAACGATATAAAAGTGGGTTCCAACATTGAAGTTGATGGAGCTCCGTGGCGAGTTATAG AGTTTCTTCACGTGAAACCTGGGAAAGGGGCGGCATTTGTAAGGACCAAAATGCGCAATTATGTATCGGGAAACACTGTTGAGAAAACATTTCGAGCTGGAAGCACG ATTAATGAGGCAAATATATACAAGGAAACAAAGCAATTCGTATACAAAGATGGTCCCCAGTTTGTCTTCATGGACCTG ACTACCTATGAAGAAACTCGTGTAAATGAATCAAGTATTGGGGACAAAACAAAGTGGCTGAAAGAGGGCATGGACTGCAATTTGCTTCTTTGGAATGATAAA CTTATCGATGTTGACCTCCCCATCACAGTGCAGCTGAAGGTGGTTGATGTTGATCCCGGACTGAAAGGTGACACAGCTCAAG GAGGTGGAACAAAGCCTGCAACTCTTGAGACCGGTGCTGTTGTCTTTGTCCCGCTGTTCGTAAATGTAGGTGATGAAATACTGGTGGATACCAGAACTGGGCAATACATGACCCGAGCTGAGAAAAATTAG
- the LOC137745113 gene encoding B3 domain-containing transcription repressor VAL2 isoform X1: MERRTCMNAACGTSTSIEWKRGWALRSGGFANLCLKCWSAYEQSIYCDVFHSNESGWRECGVCGMRLHCGCIASTLLLDLLDGGGVKCIKCAKDSGPHPISSDEKPDGLGTPKMSELQSNITNNQLDGHSVEKLKLVQLGNNKDCNGLMNLLQLRNNDTKGLMLKWKHDEVPPPGGEIGGTCFSNFNQASNGSAEASTVEAFKANLGINNLYESLPRTNLSMTLGSPLGKENPFPSAIVDEREHSMTSSPLPPGARSRHLFPKPPKLALSTGLEENSTMVSHARVARPPAEGRGRNQLLPRYWPRITDQELQQISGDSNSTIVPLFEKMLSASDAGRIGRLVLPKACAEAYFPPISQPEGLPLRIQDVKGKEWVFQFRFWPNNNSRMYVLEGVTPCIQSMQLQAGDTVTFSRMDPEGKLIMGFRKASNTVSMQDTHLTAIQNGPHSSETLFSGVFENLPVISGYPGLLQSLKGSMDPHLNALSKHLTTASGDISWNKTEKQEGRTREGLLMPSLVPERKRTRNIGSKSKRLLIDSQDALELKLTWEEAQDLLRPPPASKPSTVVIEDLEFEEYEEPPVFGKRSIFTVRSTGEQEQWVQCDSCSKWRRLPADALLSSKWICADNAWDRSRSLCSIPDELSPRELENFLRMCKESKKRRIVADPRLTPEHEASGLDALANAAILGDSVANPEAASVATTTKHPRHRPGCSCIVCIQPPSGKGKHKPTCTCNVCMTVKRRFKTMMINKKKRQSEREAEIAYRSQHTWNPRDEAEVDSTSRLVSSHVDPSDNKAKSANESETKSQSKLAETGKGILDLNSHPGREGDLQAGPDHVSMISLVQVATLPLETYMKHNGITSLISEQQESSTSHVPPQAANETEEQLDENRCPEQESGGEERPDKSQDDPL, encoded by the exons ATGGAGCGGCGGACTTGCATGAACGCTGCCTGCGGGACCTCGACGTCGATCGAGTGGAAGAGAGGTTGGGCTTTGCGATCTGGCGGATTCGCCAATCTCTGTCTCAAGTGCTG GTCTGCATATGAGCAATCAATTTATTGTGATGTTTTCCACTCAAATGAATCCGGTTGGAGGGAGTGCGGAGTATGTGGCATG CGTCTACATTGCGGATGCATTGCTTCCACGTTACTTCTTGATCTTCTTGACGGTGGTGGTGTGAAGTGCATAAAATGTGCAAAAGATTCGGGACCTCACCCT ATTTCAAGTGATGAAAAGCCTGATGGTCTTGGCACGCCCAAAATGAGTGAGCTGCAGTCAAATATTACAAACAATCAATTGGATGGACATAGTGTTGAAAAGTTGAAGCTTGTGCAGTTGGGAAATAATAAAGATTGTAATGGACTTATGAACTTGCTTCAACTTCGGAACAACGACACAAAAGGGTTAATGCTCAAATGGAAACATGATGAGGTTCCACCTCCTGGGGGTGAAATTGGAGgcacatgtttttcaaatttcaatcagGCATCCAATGGATCAGCTGAAGCTTCCACAGTAGAAGCTTTCAAGGCAAACTTGGGGATAAATAATTTATATGAATCACTTCCACGTACAAATTTGAGTATGACCCTCGGTTCACCTTTGGGAAAAGAAAATCCTTTTCCTAGTGCCATTGTTGATGAAAGGGAACACAGCATGACATCCTCTCCACTCCCACCAGGAGCTAGGTCTCGACATCTTTTTCCAAAGCCTCCCAAATTGGCCCTTTCCACAGGTTTGGAGGAAAATTCTACAATGGTTTCACATGCACGTGTGGCAAGGCCACCTGCCGAAGGACGGGGACGGAATCAGCTACTTCCCCGCTATTGGCCCAGGATTACAGACCAGGAATTACAGCAAATATCTGGAGA ttcaaattccacAATTGTTCCTTTGTTTGAAAAAATGCTAAGTGCCAGTGATGCTGGTCGAATTGGTCGTTTGGTGCTCCCTAAAGCTTGTGCTGAA GCATATTTTCCTCCCATCTCTCAACCGGAGGGCCTTCCTTTAAGGATTCAAGATGTGAAGGGAAAAGAATGGGTGTTTCAGTTCAGATTCTGGCCGAATAACAACAGTAGGATGTATGTTTTGGAGGGTGTGACGCCCTGCATACAGTCCATGCAGTTGCAGGCTGGAGATACTG TGACTTTCAGTCGTATGGATCCTGAAGGAAAACTAATTATGGGGTTTCGAAAAGCATCAAATACTGTTTCAATGCAG gaTACCCATCTTACTGCCATTCAGAATGGCCCTCACTCAAGTGAAACCTTGTTTTCGGGTGTTTTTGAGAACCTTCCTGTAATAAGTGGTTACCCTGGCCTTCTTCAGTCACTTAAGGGAAGCATGGATCCCCATCTAAATGCACTGTCGAAACACTTGACTACAGCTAGTGGTGATATTAGCTGGAATAAAACCGAGAAGCAGGAAGGGAGGACAAGGGAAGGATTGCTGATGCCATCATTAGTTCCTGAGAGGAAAAGAACTAGAAATATAGGGTCCAAGAGTAAGAGGTTGCTCATTGATAGCCAAGATGCTCTAGAGCTGAAGCTTACTTGGGAAGAGGCTCAGGATTTGCTTCGTCCACCTCCAGCTTCCAAGCCAAGCACTGTTGTGATTGAGGATCTGGAGTTCGAAGAATATGAA GAACCTCCGGTGTTTGGAAAGAGGAGTATTTTCACAGTCCGGTCAACTGG GGAACAAGAGCAATGGGTGCAGTGTGATAGTTGCTCTAAATGGCGAAGATTGCCAGCTGATGCATTACTTTCATCTAAGTGGATATGCGCAGACAATGCTTGGGATCGAAGCAG GTCTTTGTGCTCTATACCAGATGAATTGAGCCCAAGGGAACTGGAAAATTTTCTCAGAATGTGTAAGG AATCCAAGAAAAGGAGAATAGTGGCAGACCCTAGGCTAACCCCGGAGCACGAAGCTTCTGGCCTTGATGCTTTGGCCAATGCTGCAATACTCGGAGACAGTGTGGCCAATCCAGAAGCTGCATCAGTTGCTACGACAACAAAACATCCCAGGCATCGTCCTGGCTGCTCATGCATTGTGTGCATCCAGCCCCCAAGTGGAAAGGGCAAACATAAGCCTACATGCACATGCAACGTGTGCATGACCGTCAAACGCCGTTTTAAAACCATGATGATCAACAAGAAGAAACGCCAATCAGAGCGGGAAGCAGAGATTGCGTACAGAAGCCAGCACACATGGAACCCTAGGGATGAAGCAGAAGTAGACAGCACTTCTAGGCTTGTATCATCACACGTTGATCCTTCAGACAACAAGGCCAAGTCTGCAAATGAATCAGAAACCAAGAGCCAAAGCAAACTGGCTGAAACTGGGAAGGGAATACTAGACCTGAATTCCCATCCAGGCCGAGAAGGAGACTTACAAGCAGGGCCAGACCATGTGAGTATGATATCTCTTGTACAAGTAGCAACTCTTCCTCTTGAGACGTATATGAAACACAATGGTATTACCAGCTTGATATCTGAGCAACAGGAAAGTTCGACATCACATGTTCCCCCACAAGCCGCTAATGAGACTGAGGAACAACTCGATGAGAATCGCTGTCCAGAGCAGGAAAGCGGGGGTGAAGAAAGGCCGGATAAAAGCCAAGATGACCCTCTATGA
- the LOC137745113 gene encoding B3 domain-containing transcription repressor VAL2 isoform X2, protein MERRTCMNAACGTSTSIEWKRGWALRSGGFANLCLKCWSAYEQSIYCDVFHSNESGWRECGVCGMRLHCGCIASTLLLDLLDGGGVKCIKCAKDSGPHPISSDEKPDGLGTPKMSELQSNITNNQLDGHSVEKLKLVQLGNNKDCNGLMNLLQLRNNDTKGLMLKWKHDEVPPPGGEIGGTCFSNFNQASNGSAEASTVEAFKANLGINNLYESLPRTNLSMTLGSPLGKENPFPSAIVDEREHSMTSSPLPPGARSRHLFPKPPKLALSTGLEENSTMVSHARVARPPAEGRGRNQLLPRYWPRITDQELQQISGDSNSTIVPLFEKMLSASDAGRIGRLVLPKACAEAYFPPISQPEGLPLRIQDVKGKEWVFQFRFWPNNNSRMYVLEGVTPCIQSMQLQAGDTVTFSRMDPEGKLIMGFRKASNTVSMQDTHLTAIQNGPHSSETLFSGVFENLPVISGYPGLLQSLKGSMDPHLNALSKHLTTASGDISWNKTEKQEGRTREGLLMPSLVPERKRTRNIGSKSKRLLIDSQDALELKLTWEEAQDLLRPPPASKPSTVVIEDLEFEEYEEPPVFGKRSIFTVRSTGEQEQWVQCDSCSKWRRLPADALLSSKWICADNAWDRSRSLCSIPDELSPRELENFLRMCKESKKRRIVADPRLTPEHEASGLDALANAAILGDSVANPEAASVATTTKHPRHRPGCSCIVCIQPPSGKGKHKPTCTCNVCMTVKRRFKTMMINKKKRQSEREAEIAYRSQHTWNPRDEAEVDSTSRLVSSHVDPSDNKAKSANESETKSQSKLAETGKGILDLNSHPGREGDLQAGPDHESSTSHVPPQAANETEEQLDENRCPEQESGGEERPDKSQDDPL, encoded by the exons ATGGAGCGGCGGACTTGCATGAACGCTGCCTGCGGGACCTCGACGTCGATCGAGTGGAAGAGAGGTTGGGCTTTGCGATCTGGCGGATTCGCCAATCTCTGTCTCAAGTGCTG GTCTGCATATGAGCAATCAATTTATTGTGATGTTTTCCACTCAAATGAATCCGGTTGGAGGGAGTGCGGAGTATGTGGCATG CGTCTACATTGCGGATGCATTGCTTCCACGTTACTTCTTGATCTTCTTGACGGTGGTGGTGTGAAGTGCATAAAATGTGCAAAAGATTCGGGACCTCACCCT ATTTCAAGTGATGAAAAGCCTGATGGTCTTGGCACGCCCAAAATGAGTGAGCTGCAGTCAAATATTACAAACAATCAATTGGATGGACATAGTGTTGAAAAGTTGAAGCTTGTGCAGTTGGGAAATAATAAAGATTGTAATGGACTTATGAACTTGCTTCAACTTCGGAACAACGACACAAAAGGGTTAATGCTCAAATGGAAACATGATGAGGTTCCACCTCCTGGGGGTGAAATTGGAGgcacatgtttttcaaatttcaatcagGCATCCAATGGATCAGCTGAAGCTTCCACAGTAGAAGCTTTCAAGGCAAACTTGGGGATAAATAATTTATATGAATCACTTCCACGTACAAATTTGAGTATGACCCTCGGTTCACCTTTGGGAAAAGAAAATCCTTTTCCTAGTGCCATTGTTGATGAAAGGGAACACAGCATGACATCCTCTCCACTCCCACCAGGAGCTAGGTCTCGACATCTTTTTCCAAAGCCTCCCAAATTGGCCCTTTCCACAGGTTTGGAGGAAAATTCTACAATGGTTTCACATGCACGTGTGGCAAGGCCACCTGCCGAAGGACGGGGACGGAATCAGCTACTTCCCCGCTATTGGCCCAGGATTACAGACCAGGAATTACAGCAAATATCTGGAGA ttcaaattccacAATTGTTCCTTTGTTTGAAAAAATGCTAAGTGCCAGTGATGCTGGTCGAATTGGTCGTTTGGTGCTCCCTAAAGCTTGTGCTGAA GCATATTTTCCTCCCATCTCTCAACCGGAGGGCCTTCCTTTAAGGATTCAAGATGTGAAGGGAAAAGAATGGGTGTTTCAGTTCAGATTCTGGCCGAATAACAACAGTAGGATGTATGTTTTGGAGGGTGTGACGCCCTGCATACAGTCCATGCAGTTGCAGGCTGGAGATACTG TGACTTTCAGTCGTATGGATCCTGAAGGAAAACTAATTATGGGGTTTCGAAAAGCATCAAATACTGTTTCAATGCAG gaTACCCATCTTACTGCCATTCAGAATGGCCCTCACTCAAGTGAAACCTTGTTTTCGGGTGTTTTTGAGAACCTTCCTGTAATAAGTGGTTACCCTGGCCTTCTTCAGTCACTTAAGGGAAGCATGGATCCCCATCTAAATGCACTGTCGAAACACTTGACTACAGCTAGTGGTGATATTAGCTGGAATAAAACCGAGAAGCAGGAAGGGAGGACAAGGGAAGGATTGCTGATGCCATCATTAGTTCCTGAGAGGAAAAGAACTAGAAATATAGGGTCCAAGAGTAAGAGGTTGCTCATTGATAGCCAAGATGCTCTAGAGCTGAAGCTTACTTGGGAAGAGGCTCAGGATTTGCTTCGTCCACCTCCAGCTTCCAAGCCAAGCACTGTTGTGATTGAGGATCTGGAGTTCGAAGAATATGAA GAACCTCCGGTGTTTGGAAAGAGGAGTATTTTCACAGTCCGGTCAACTGG GGAACAAGAGCAATGGGTGCAGTGTGATAGTTGCTCTAAATGGCGAAGATTGCCAGCTGATGCATTACTTTCATCTAAGTGGATATGCGCAGACAATGCTTGGGATCGAAGCAG GTCTTTGTGCTCTATACCAGATGAATTGAGCCCAAGGGAACTGGAAAATTTTCTCAGAATGTGTAAGG AATCCAAGAAAAGGAGAATAGTGGCAGACCCTAGGCTAACCCCGGAGCACGAAGCTTCTGGCCTTGATGCTTTGGCCAATGCTGCAATACTCGGAGACAGTGTGGCCAATCCAGAAGCTGCATCAGTTGCTACGACAACAAAACATCCCAGGCATCGTCCTGGCTGCTCATGCATTGTGTGCATCCAGCCCCCAAGTGGAAAGGGCAAACATAAGCCTACATGCACATGCAACGTGTGCATGACCGTCAAACGCCGTTTTAAAACCATGATGATCAACAAGAAGAAACGCCAATCAGAGCGGGAAGCAGAGATTGCGTACAGAAGCCAGCACACATGGAACCCTAGGGATGAAGCAGAAGTAGACAGCACTTCTAGGCTTGTATCATCACACGTTGATCCTTCAGACAACAAGGCCAAGTCTGCAAATGAATCAGAAACCAAGAGCCAAAGCAAACTGGCTGAAACTGGGAAGGGAATACTAGACCTGAATTCCCATCCAGGCCGAGAAGGAGACTTACAAGCAGGGCCAGACCAT GAAAGTTCGACATCACATGTTCCCCCACAAGCCGCTAATGAGACTGAGGAACAACTCGATGAGAATCGCTGTCCAGAGCAGGAAAGCGGGGGTGAAGAAAGGCCGGATAAAAGCCAAGATGACCCTCTATGA
- the LOC137745113 gene encoding B3 domain-containing transcription repressor VAL2 isoform X3 → MERRTCMNAACGTSTSIEWKRGWALRSGGFANLCLKCWSAYEQSIYCDVFHSNESGWRECGVCGMRLHCGCIASTLLLDLLDGGGVKCIKCAKDSGPHPISSDEKPDGLGTPKMSELQSNITNNQLDGHSVEKLKLVQLGNNKDCNGLMNLLQLRNNDTKGLMLKWKHDEVPPPGGEIGGTCFSNFNQASNGSAEASTVEAFKANLGINNLYESLPRTNLSMTLGSPLGKENPFPSAIVDEREHSMTSSPLPPGARSRHLFPKPPKLALSTGLEENSTMVSHARVARPPAEGRGRNQLLPRYWPRITDQELQQISGDSNSTIVPLFEKMLSASDAGRIGRLVLPKACAEAYFPPISQPEGLPLRIQDVKGKEWVFQFRFWPNNNSRMYVLEGVTPCIQSMQLQAGDTVTFSRMDPEGKLIMGFRKASNTVSMQSLKGSMDPHLNALSKHLTTASGDISWNKTEKQEGRTREGLLMPSLVPERKRTRNIGSKSKRLLIDSQDALELKLTWEEAQDLLRPPPASKPSTVVIEDLEFEEYEEPPVFGKRSIFTVRSTGEQEQWVQCDSCSKWRRLPADALLSSKWICADNAWDRSRSLCSIPDELSPRELENFLRMCKESKKRRIVADPRLTPEHEASGLDALANAAILGDSVANPEAASVATTTKHPRHRPGCSCIVCIQPPSGKGKHKPTCTCNVCMTVKRRFKTMMINKKKRQSEREAEIAYRSQHTWNPRDEAEVDSTSRLVSSHVDPSDNKAKSANESETKSQSKLAETGKGILDLNSHPGREGDLQAGPDHVSMISLVQVATLPLETYMKHNGITSLISEQQESSTSHVPPQAANETEEQLDENRCPEQESGGEERPDKSQDDPL, encoded by the exons ATGGAGCGGCGGACTTGCATGAACGCTGCCTGCGGGACCTCGACGTCGATCGAGTGGAAGAGAGGTTGGGCTTTGCGATCTGGCGGATTCGCCAATCTCTGTCTCAAGTGCTG GTCTGCATATGAGCAATCAATTTATTGTGATGTTTTCCACTCAAATGAATCCGGTTGGAGGGAGTGCGGAGTATGTGGCATG CGTCTACATTGCGGATGCATTGCTTCCACGTTACTTCTTGATCTTCTTGACGGTGGTGGTGTGAAGTGCATAAAATGTGCAAAAGATTCGGGACCTCACCCT ATTTCAAGTGATGAAAAGCCTGATGGTCTTGGCACGCCCAAAATGAGTGAGCTGCAGTCAAATATTACAAACAATCAATTGGATGGACATAGTGTTGAAAAGTTGAAGCTTGTGCAGTTGGGAAATAATAAAGATTGTAATGGACTTATGAACTTGCTTCAACTTCGGAACAACGACACAAAAGGGTTAATGCTCAAATGGAAACATGATGAGGTTCCACCTCCTGGGGGTGAAATTGGAGgcacatgtttttcaaatttcaatcagGCATCCAATGGATCAGCTGAAGCTTCCACAGTAGAAGCTTTCAAGGCAAACTTGGGGATAAATAATTTATATGAATCACTTCCACGTACAAATTTGAGTATGACCCTCGGTTCACCTTTGGGAAAAGAAAATCCTTTTCCTAGTGCCATTGTTGATGAAAGGGAACACAGCATGACATCCTCTCCACTCCCACCAGGAGCTAGGTCTCGACATCTTTTTCCAAAGCCTCCCAAATTGGCCCTTTCCACAGGTTTGGAGGAAAATTCTACAATGGTTTCACATGCACGTGTGGCAAGGCCACCTGCCGAAGGACGGGGACGGAATCAGCTACTTCCCCGCTATTGGCCCAGGATTACAGACCAGGAATTACAGCAAATATCTGGAGA ttcaaattccacAATTGTTCCTTTGTTTGAAAAAATGCTAAGTGCCAGTGATGCTGGTCGAATTGGTCGTTTGGTGCTCCCTAAAGCTTGTGCTGAA GCATATTTTCCTCCCATCTCTCAACCGGAGGGCCTTCCTTTAAGGATTCAAGATGTGAAGGGAAAAGAATGGGTGTTTCAGTTCAGATTCTGGCCGAATAACAACAGTAGGATGTATGTTTTGGAGGGTGTGACGCCCTGCATACAGTCCATGCAGTTGCAGGCTGGAGATACTG TGACTTTCAGTCGTATGGATCCTGAAGGAAAACTAATTATGGGGTTTCGAAAAGCATCAAATACTGTTTCAATGCAG TCACTTAAGGGAAGCATGGATCCCCATCTAAATGCACTGTCGAAACACTTGACTACAGCTAGTGGTGATATTAGCTGGAATAAAACCGAGAAGCAGGAAGGGAGGACAAGGGAAGGATTGCTGATGCCATCATTAGTTCCTGAGAGGAAAAGAACTAGAAATATAGGGTCCAAGAGTAAGAGGTTGCTCATTGATAGCCAAGATGCTCTAGAGCTGAAGCTTACTTGGGAAGAGGCTCAGGATTTGCTTCGTCCACCTCCAGCTTCCAAGCCAAGCACTGTTGTGATTGAGGATCTGGAGTTCGAAGAATATGAA GAACCTCCGGTGTTTGGAAAGAGGAGTATTTTCACAGTCCGGTCAACTGG GGAACAAGAGCAATGGGTGCAGTGTGATAGTTGCTCTAAATGGCGAAGATTGCCAGCTGATGCATTACTTTCATCTAAGTGGATATGCGCAGACAATGCTTGGGATCGAAGCAG GTCTTTGTGCTCTATACCAGATGAATTGAGCCCAAGGGAACTGGAAAATTTTCTCAGAATGTGTAAGG AATCCAAGAAAAGGAGAATAGTGGCAGACCCTAGGCTAACCCCGGAGCACGAAGCTTCTGGCCTTGATGCTTTGGCCAATGCTGCAATACTCGGAGACAGTGTGGCCAATCCAGAAGCTGCATCAGTTGCTACGACAACAAAACATCCCAGGCATCGTCCTGGCTGCTCATGCATTGTGTGCATCCAGCCCCCAAGTGGAAAGGGCAAACATAAGCCTACATGCACATGCAACGTGTGCATGACCGTCAAACGCCGTTTTAAAACCATGATGATCAACAAGAAGAAACGCCAATCAGAGCGGGAAGCAGAGATTGCGTACAGAAGCCAGCACACATGGAACCCTAGGGATGAAGCAGAAGTAGACAGCACTTCTAGGCTTGTATCATCACACGTTGATCCTTCAGACAACAAGGCCAAGTCTGCAAATGAATCAGAAACCAAGAGCCAAAGCAAACTGGCTGAAACTGGGAAGGGAATACTAGACCTGAATTCCCATCCAGGCCGAGAAGGAGACTTACAAGCAGGGCCAGACCATGTGAGTATGATATCTCTTGTACAAGTAGCAACTCTTCCTCTTGAGACGTATATGAAACACAATGGTATTACCAGCTTGATATCTGAGCAACAGGAAAGTTCGACATCACATGTTCCCCCACAAGCCGCTAATGAGACTGAGGAACAACTCGATGAGAATCGCTGTCCAGAGCAGGAAAGCGGGGGTGAAGAAAGGCCGGATAAAAGCCAAGATGACCCTCTATGA
- the LOC137745115 gene encoding probable serine/threonine-protein kinase PBL1 — protein MGCFTGLKCKKKKSEQTIYNKRVPKEQKPAALPEPQIQTRSLQSAPPSFRNRVKPIQPVNRVISNRARALSAPSTLDAADQDDLSEYEEPEDSKYRPGIVKEQLSPVPQPLPLPSPQVAAALRTTGSFKSVTNSGPLYASGPLPLPPTAALPTGTIPTGTIPTGTLRNFLYEEIASACHNFSSDRCMSEGLSSIIYKASFGDDSLSSKKFEATVTRLHPSTQGLREFINEINTLATLQHPNLCKLLGFHAREGSEQKMLVYERLYHGSLDRLLYGRSEKPPIDWNTRMKIALCAAQGLTFLHEEGPFQAMYNEFSTANIQIDKDFSAKLSGYGCVGQIPEAEISNSSVAVANLSVETLERGMLTPKSNVWSFGIVLLELLTGRRNLDSRHPKEERNLVKWSRPFLADDCRLSLIMDPQLKGRFPSQAARRVSDIAQKCLQKDPSERPTMRTVVQHLKIIQDMKHSCRFPLQEPAFAGKHMSRSPSLNGILTPAPRLSFSPSPPSAARPSISPTRRPALLTALPPRACSSTLTFEGLDRQESQKSSSSTVPRASVEGF, from the exons ATGGGGTGCTTCACAGGTTTGAAGTGCAAAAAGAAGAAGTCTGAGCAGACTATTTATAATAAGCGTGTCCCAAAGGAGCAAAAACCAGCTGCATTGCCTGAACCCCAAATCCAGACCCGATCGCTACAGTCTGCACCCCCGAGTTTTAGGAACAGAGTGAAACCTATTCAACCAGTTAATAGAGTCATCAGCAATAGAGCACGAGCATTATCAGCTCCATCGACCCTTGATGCAGCAGACCAAGACGATCTCTCTGAATACGAAGAACCAGAAGACTCAAAGTACCGGCCTGGAATAGTGAAAGAACAATTGTCACCGGTTCCCCAACCTCTTCCTCTCCCATCGCCCCAGGTTGCCGCTGCACTGAGAACTACGGGAAGTTTTAAGTCAGTGACTAATAGTGGCCCTCTCTATGCTTCTGGACCATTGCCACTCCCTCCTACGGCAGCACTACCTACTGGAACAATACCTACTGGAACAATACCTACTGGAACACTACGGAACTTTTTATATGAAGAAATAGCATCAGCTTGCCACAACTTTTCTTCAGACCGATGCATGTCAGAAGGCCTTTCTTCTATTATATATAAGGCTTCCTTTGGAGATGATTCATTGAGTTCAAAAAAGTTTGAAGCTACTGTTACTCGCCTTCACCCATCCACTCAG ggtttaaggGAGTTCATAAATGAGATAAACACCCTTGCAACTTTGCAACATCCAAACCTCTGTAAATTGCTTGGCTTCCATGCACGTGAGGGTTCGGAACAGAAAATGCTGGTGTATGAGAGGCTCTATCATGGAAGTTTAGACCGGCTTTTGTATGGAAGATCAGAGAAGCCTCCGATAGACTGGAATACAAGAATGAAAATTGCTTTATGCGCTGCACAAGGTCTTACTTTCTTGCATGAAGAAGGGCCTTTCCAG GCGATGTACAATGAATTTTCAACCGCCAACATACAGATTGATAAAGATTTTAGTGCAAAGCTTTCGGGatatggttgtgtcggccaaaTTCCCGAGGCAGAGATCTCCAATAGTTCTGTT GCAGTGGCAAATCTATCAGTGGAGACACTCGAGAGAGGAATGCTTACTCCAAAAAGCAATGTCTGGAGTTTCGGAATTGTTCTTCTGGAACTACTCACTGGCCGGAGGAATCTAGACAGCCGTCACCCCAAGGAAGAGAGGAATTTAGTTAAGTGGAGCCGGCCTTTCTTAGCCGATGACTGCCGACTTTCACTAATCATGGATCCTCAGCTGAAAGGTCGCTTCCCATCCCAAGCAGCCAGAAGGGTGTCAGACATTGCACAGAAATGCCTTCAGAAGGACCCATCAGAAAGGCCTACCATGAGAACCGTAGTTCAGCATCTCAAGATCATACAAGACATGAAGCACTCGTGCAGGTTTCCATTGCAAGAGCCAGCATTTGCCGGAAAACACATGTCAAGATCACCCAGCCTTAATGGAATTCTTACCCCTGCGCCTCGGTTAAGTTTCTCTCCTTCACCACCATCAGCCGCCCGTCCATCCATTTCACCTACAAGACGACCTGCCCTACTTACGGCTCTACCTCCACGTGCTTGCTCCTCCACTCTCACCTTTGAGGGGCTAGACCGGCAGGAAAGCCAAAAATCATCATCATCGACTGTTCCTAGGGCTAGTGTTGAGGGATTTTGA